One genomic window of Gammaproteobacteria bacterium includes the following:
- the rpoS gene encoding RNA polymerase sigma factor RpoS → MEPGSVSRKATTVVVVPVPDDDADESDVATITCEAVDPSEAVEAKEAAGKRSSKEDVEEPVQTDLDATRLYLSEIEFSPLLTPQEEKHYSRMARSGVEAGRKKMIECNLRLVVKIARRYMNRGLALLDLIEEGNLGLIRAVEKFDPEKGFRFSTYATWWIRQTIERALMNQTRTIRLPIHVIKELNAYLRASRRLAQELEHEPTTEEVAAALEKPANEIKKLLNLSERVTSIDLPIGKESDRPLLDLIPDDASQEPSAILQDENVNERIYSWLHELEEKQREVVIRRFGLHGYERSTLEEVGSELGVTRERVRQIQMDALRRLRKILESRGYSGDALLGA, encoded by the coding sequence ATGGAGCCAGGTTCCGTCAGCCGCAAAGCGACAACCGTCGTGGTCGTTCCCGTACCAGACGACGATGCTGACGAATCTGATGTTGCAACCATCACCTGCGAAGCAGTCGACCCGTCCGAAGCAGTAGAAGCCAAGGAAGCGGCGGGAAAACGAAGCAGCAAGGAGGATGTCGAGGAACCGGTACAGACCGACCTCGACGCCACACGCCTCTACCTCAGCGAGATCGAATTCTCGCCGCTGCTGACCCCACAGGAAGAAAAGCACTACTCACGTATGGCACGAAGCGGTGTGGAGGCCGGGCGCAAAAAGATGATCGAGTGCAACCTGCGCCTGGTCGTGAAGATCGCGCGCCGCTACATGAACCGCGGGCTCGCCCTGCTCGATCTGATCGAGGAAGGCAATCTCGGGCTCATCCGGGCGGTCGAAAAGTTCGACCCCGAAAAGGGGTTCCGCTTCTCCACCTACGCGACCTGGTGGATTCGTCAGACCATCGAACGCGCCCTGATGAACCAGACGCGCACGATCCGACTGCCGATCCACGTCATCAAGGAACTCAACGCCTACCTGCGCGCCTCGCGGCGGCTCGCCCAGGAACTGGAACACGAGCCGACGACCGAAGAGGTCGCCGCCGCCCTCGAAAAACCCGCCAACGAGATCAAGAAGCTGCTCAACCTGAGTGAGCGCGTGACCTCGATCGACCTGCCGATCGGCAAGGAGAGCGACCGGCCGCTACTGGACCTCATCCCCGACGACGCCAGCCAGGAGCCATCGGCGATCCTGCAGGACGAAAACGTCAACGAGCGCATCTACTCATGGCTACACGAACTGGAGGAGAAGCAGCGGGAAGTCGTCATCCGCCGTTTCGGGCTGCACGGCTACGAACGGTCAACGCTGGAAGAGGTCGGCAGCGAGCTTGGCGTGACCCGTGAGCGCGTCCGTCAGATCCAGATGGACGCCCTCAGACGCCTGCGTAAGATCCTGGAGAGTCGCGGTTACTCCGGGGACGCCCTCCTGGGCGCATAA
- a CDS encoding phage integrase N-terminal SAM-like domain-containing protein, whose product MDKRGAVHQQGEVKGWTALRLATLRDDFDKPKKNGARSGPASFLLPAGGALEADVDVRRVVGVLRRIGVDARVLEERRLVHVIEQARFTPPYESMQRALKLQGKAKATKEAYCRAVRRSAEYFDRCPDDLSAEELRAYFANLLETHSWSTIKLR is encoded by the coding sequence GTGGACAAACGCGGTGCAGTCCACCAGCAAGGCGAGGTCAAAGGGTGGACAGCGCTGCGCTTGGCCACCCTGCGGGATGACTTCGACAAGCCGAAAAAAAACGGGGCCCGTTCGGGCCCCGCCTCGTTCCTTCTTCCGGCTGGTGGAGCCTTAGAAGCGGATGTCGATGTTCGACGTGTTGTCGGCGTACTGCGACGGATCGGAGTAGACGCTCGGGTTCTTGAAGAACGCCGACTGGTTCACGTTATAGAACAAGCCCGCTTCACCCCCCCGTACGAGAGCATGCAGCGCGCGCTGAAGCTGCAGGGAAAGGCCAAGGCCACCAAGGAGGCGTACTGCCGCGCCGTACGCCGTAGCGCTGAATATTTCGACCGCTGTCCAGACGATTTGAGCGCAGAGGAGCTGCGCGCGTACTTCGCCAATCTGCTCGAGACCCATTCCTGGAGCACGATCAAGCTCAGATGA